The Synechococcus sp. RS9916 DNA segment CTCCTCATCGCGAAGCTCCTGCATCAACTGCACCGAGATCCAGGCCAGGACTTTCCGAGCATGAGCTACGAGAAGTGGTCGTGACCACGTCGTGAAAGCAAGTTCCCGTGTTTACCTGCCTCAGACAGTCCCGTTCGCGTGATGAGCAGCACGGCAACCGCGGAACCCATCCAACGCCAGGTCCGCCTTGAGACCCCGTTCAGTGACCAAAAACCTGGCACTTCAGGCCTGCGCAAAAGCAGCGAACAGTTCGAGCAGCCGAACTATCTGGAAAGCTTTGTTGAAGCGATCTTCCGCACCCTTCCTGGTGTGCAGGGAGGCACCCTTGTGCTCGGTGGCGATGGCCGCTACGGCAACCGCCGTGCCATTGATGTGATCTTGCGCATGGCAGCCGCCCATGGCGTCAGCAAGGTGATCACCACGACTGGCGGGATCCTGTCCACTCCGGCGGCATCCAACCTGATTCGCAGCCGCAAGGCGATCGGCGGCATCATCCTGTCGGCCAGCCATAACCCCGGTGGCCCCAACGGCGACTTCGGCGTGAAGGTGAACGGCGCCAACGGTGGCCCCACTCCAGCCTCTTTCACCGATGCGGTGTACGAATGCACCAAAACCCTGGAGCAGTATTCGATCGTTGAAGCTCCAACCATCGATCTCGATGCCCCTAGCAACCATGGCATCGGCGCCATGGTTGTTGAAGTGATCGATGGCGTCGATGACTTCGTCGAGCTGATGCAGGAGCTGTTCGACTTCGAGAGCATCCGCGATCTGATCCGCAGCGATTTTCCGCTGGCCTTCGATGCCATGCATGCGGTGACCGGGCCCTACGCCACGCGGTTGTTCGAAGAGCTTCTGGGCGCCCCGGCAGGCAGCGTTCGCAACGGCATCCCCTTGGAGGATTTCGGCAAAGGCCACCCCGATCCCAACCTCACCTACGCCCATGATCTGGCGGAGCTGCTGCTGGAAGGCGATGACTATCGCTTCGGAGCAGCCTGCGACGGCGACGGTGATCGCAACATGATCCTCGGGCAGCGCTGCTTCGTGAATCCCAGCGACAGCCTGGCGGTGCTCACCGCCAACGCAACCCTGGCCCCGGCCTATGCAGACGGCCTCTCCGGGGTGGCTCGCTCCATGCCCACCAGCGCTGCGGTGGATGTGGTGGCCAAGGAACTGGGGATCGAGTGCTTTGAAACACCCACGGGCTGGAAGTTCTTCGGCAATCTGCTCGATGCCGGACGCATCACGCTCTGCGGCGAAGAAAGCTTCGGCACCGGCAGCAATCATGTGCGCGAAAAGGATGGTCTGTGGGCCGTGCTCTTCTGGCTTCAGATCCTCGCCAAGCGCCGCTGCAGCGTGGCCGAGATCATGGATGAACACTGGAAGCGCTTCGGCCGCCACTACTACTCACGTCACGACTACGAAGCGGTAGCCAGTGAGGCAGCCCATGGTCTGTACGACCGCCTTGAGGGCATGCTCCCAGACCTGATCGGTCAAGCCTTTGCAGGTCGTCAGATCGCCAACGCCGACAACTTCAGCTACGTCGATCCAATCGATAGCTCCGTCACCAAAGGTCAGGGGCTTCGCATCCTCCTGGACGACGGCAGCCGTGTCGTGGTTCGCCTGTCGGGAACCGGCACCAAGGGCGCCACGATCCGCATTTACCTGGAGAGTTATGTGCCCAGCAGTGGTGATCTGGCCATGGATCCCCAGGTGGCTCTGGCCGACATGATCAGCGCCATCAATCAGCTTGCTGAAATTGAGCAACGCACTGGCATGGACCGTCCGACAGTGATCACCTGATCAGACTGATCAACCAAGCGTTCGAGCCCCCGCGAGGGGGCTTTTTGATGCGCTCCAACAGGCTCAACCTTTGCGGGATCGACGCCCGCGATGGGCGTTGGAATGGCGGTAGACAGGATCGGTGGCCTGCTCCTGCAACTGCCGGGTGGACTCGATGGCAAATCCAGCCAAGGCGCAAGAGGTGATCACCATCAAATAAAAAAGACGCAGACGCCGTACATCGAGCTCAGCAGGGGTGTTGTCGATCAACACCTTGAGGAAATAAGCCAGCGCAAGTCCGACTGCAGCGCCGATGGCAATGGCCACCAACACCCTGGAACCACTGAAACGCTTGGTGATCGCATGTTCAGGGCCTGAAGATTGTGACGACGAACGCTCCATCAACTCACCTGGGCATCAGCGGGCGGGTTGGCATCGGCTTGCCCCAAGAGTGACTTCATCACCACATAAAAGACCGGCACCACAAGCGTGGAGAGGAAGGTGGCGACCAGCAGCCCGCCAAACACCACCAAACCCAACGACGACTGGCTCTGGGCACCGGCACCACTGGCCAGCATCAAAGGCAGGAAACCGGTGAGCGAAGAGATCGCCGTCATCAGGATGGGGCGCAAACGCGACTTTGCGGCGAAGCGAGCCGCATCCAGAGCAGAAGCACCCTCCCCCATCTTCTGGTTGGCGAGGTCAACGATCAGGATCGCGTTTCCTCCTGCCAAGCCGATCAGCATCACCAGACCAACCTGCGCATAGATGTTGAGCACCTGGCCAGCGGCCCCCAAAAACACCAGGGCACCGAGGAGCGCCGTCGGCACCGTGAGAAGAATGATGATCGGATCGGTATAGCTCTCGTATTGAGCCGACAGCACCAAAAACACCGCCAGAATGCCGAGGGCAAAGATCACCACGGCCAACGATCCGGCTTTGACCTCCTCACGGGAAATGCCCGTCCAGTCGAAACCCAACCCCTGGAAGGAGCCGTCATTAAAGATGGTCTTCATGGCGGTGATCGCCTGCCCCGAACTCTTGCCTTCCGCTGGATTGCCCTCGACCTTGATTGAGCGGTAGAGGTTGAAATGCGGGATCACGCTGGGACCGGTGGTGGCCTCCACCGTGAAGAACTCCGCCAGCGGAATCGACTCCCCCTTGGCATTGTTCACATAGATCGCGGAGAGTTGTTCGGGGGTGGCACGGCTGGCGCCCTCTGCCTGGACATACACCCGGCGCACCTTGCCTTCCTGGAAGGTGTCATTCACATATGCACCACCGAAGTTGACGCTGAAGGCCTGCATCGCCGAACCGAAATCAACACCGAGCGAGGCCATCCGATCCCGATCCACGTTGACTTCCACCTGGGGAGCTGAAGGCGTGAACAAGGTGCGCACACGGCTGAGCATCGGATTGGTGTTGCCCGTCTGAACGATCTGCTCTGCTGAACGGAAGAACTGATCGAGGGGATAGGCCCCACTGCTCTGATCCAGGAGCTGAAACTCGAAACCACCACCGGCGCCATAGCCAGGAATCGAGGGTGGTTCGACGACAAACACCCGTCCACCATCGATGGTCATGAACAGCTTCTTGTTCAGCCGCTCAACGATGGCGGCGACGCTGTTCTCACTGCCCTTGCGGTCATCCCAATGCTTGGTGCCGAAGAAAAACAGACCCTTGTTGGGAGCATTGCCGTCGAGACTGGCACCACTGAACAGGGCCGCAGCCTTGATGTCCTTTTCACTGCGGAGCACCTCGGCCACCTGACGGTTGATCGCCAACGTGGTCTCGTTGGAAACACCGTCCGGTGCCTGCACGACACCAATGGCATAGCCCTGATCTTCAATCGGCACAAAGCCTCCAGGGATCCGGGTGAACGCAAATCCAGTGAGCAGAATGCCGATTCCCAGAGCCGCCATCACCATCGGCCGTGCCTTCAGCACCTGCTCCAGGATCTGGGAGTAGCGCTTTTCAAAGGCCGCGTAATAACGGTTGAAATTGACGAAGATTTCGGGCACAAACCACCCCACACCGCCACCGAGGACGGTGAACAACACGACTGGAATCAGATTGGTCACCCCAGCCAGGATCAAGCCGACCACCGCACCACCCACTGCACCGGGCAAGCGCAGCGGACGCCCAGTCAGTTTGCCGGCAACAAAGCCGAGCAAGGCACCAACCACAAGTGGCACCAGGGCCAACGCCGCACCACCTCCGGCGCTGAGCAAGCCATACACAAAACCGAGACATCCACCGGCAGTGGCGTACTGCTGCTTGGAGAGCTCCTTCGTGTCACGGGAGAGCAACAACGCCGCCAGCATCGGCGAGAAGGTCAGGGCGTTAAAGGTGGAGATCCCGATGGAGAACAGGATCGTCGCCGCAAACTGCTTGTAGATCGTCCCTGTGGCACCAGGGAAGAACAACACCGGCAGGAACACCGCCATCTTCACCAGCGAGGTCGCGATCACGGCACTAAACAGCTCGTCCATGGTCGCCATGGCGGCCTGAACGGAGGTGAGCCCCTCGGCCTTCTTGGCCGAGGTGTCTTCCACAACGGTGATCGCGTCATCCACCACCAGGCCAGTCGCCAGCACCAGACCAAACAGCGTGAGCTGGTTCAGGGAGAAGCCAAAGGCGAGCACAAGGGCAAAGGTGCCGATCAAAGCCACGGGAATGGCAATGGCCGGAACCAGGGTGGCTTTCCAGTTCTGCAGGAACAGAAACAGAATCAGCACCACCAAGATCACCGCGTCCCGGAGTGAGTTGGTCACCCCTTTGATCGACTGATTGATGAAGTCAGTGGTGTCGTAAATGACTTGCGATTCAAGGCCCACAGGGAGGGTGCGCTCGAACTCGGCAATCACATCCTTCACACCATCAGACACCTGGATGGCATTGCTACCCGAGAGCTGATAAACCGCTACACCCACTGAGGGGGTGCCCTGGAGATCCATGGCATCAATGCCATAGGTCTCACCACCAAGGCTGACGCGACCAACATCGCGAAGCCTGATCAAACCACCGTCATCGGTGGTGCGCAGCACAATGTTGGCGAATTCCTCCTCGGTGGTCAGACGACCCTGGAGCTGAACGGTGAAGGTGAATTCCTGCCCGTCAGGAGAGGGGGGTCCGCCCACCTTGCCGGCAGGCACCAAACGGTTCTGGCTTTTGAGCTGATTCACCACATCGGTGGATGTCAGCCCATTGGCGGCCAACTTGTCAGGGTCCAGCCAAAGACGGAAGGCAACCTTGCGATTGCCGAAGTAGGTGACTTCACCCACACCAGGCACACGCTTGATGTTGTCGGTGAGGTTCTTATCGAGGTAGCCGCTGATCGTCTCAACGCTGTAAGCGGTTTTGGACGGATCGCTATTGACGAAGTTGTAAACCAGCAGGATTGAGTTCGAGGCCTTATTGACCGTGACGCCAGCCTTCCGAACCTCCTCAGGCAACTGGGGCTCCGCCAAGGAGACCCTGTTTTGCACATTCACCTGGTTGATATTGCCGTCGGTGCCACTGTTGAACGACACCGAAATCGAACTCACACCATCGGCCGAACTGTTGGAGGTGATGAAATCCATCTCCTCCACACCATTGATCTGCTGCTCGAGCACCGAGGTCACCCCTTGCTCCACCGACACGGCATCGGCACCCACATAGGTGGCCTGCACCTTGACGGTGGGAGGTGCAATATCCGGGAGGTTTTCGATCGGAAGGATCGGGATCGCAATCAAGCCAACGATCACGATCAGGAGGCTGCAGACCGTGCTCAGAACCGGCCGAGTGATGAAGTTATTGGATGCAGACATCAGGTGACCTCAGTTCTTGGCCTCAGAAGCACCAGAACTTCCAGCCGCTTTGAGCTGCACCGGCATGCCGTGCTTGAGGTTGAGCAGATTGGTGGTGATCACCTTTTGATTGAGGGTCAATCCCTTGGTGATCGGGTAGCGGTTGTTCTGCAGCGCTCCAACCTGCACCGGGGTTTGCAGGGCAAAGAGGGTGGTCTTCGGCAACTTGCCGTACTGAATGCCCTTGCTGATGCGCTCGATATCAGCCTTTCCTGGATTGGCCTTCAGCTCTTCGAAGCTGCCCATGCGAAAGACAAAGCTTTGACCGGACGACTGGGTCACAGCAGCGAACGGCACAGACAACCGCTCCTTTGACTGCACTTGCACCCGGGTCCGCAACCGCTGACCGCTACGCAGACGTCCATCAGCGTTGGCAAACAAGGCCTTCACCAACAACCCCTGGGTCTGTGCATTGACCTGGGGATCGATGGAATCCACCTTGCCGGTCGCCAGCACCTTGCCGCTCCCCGGAGCGCTCAGGAGCACGGGTTGGCCAAGCGCTAATCGATCACCAAACACCGCCGGCACCTCAACACGGGCCTCCAAAGCGTTGTTCTGGACCAGGCTGGTGAAGGGTTGGTTCTGCTGAACGATGTCGCCCACCTTCACCTGCACATCAGCGACGGTCCCGGCGGTGGGGGAGCGCAGATTGCTGTAGCTCAGGGTGGCTTCCAGGGATTTCACCTGCTCAGCAGCAGCGATGTAACGCGTGCGGTAAGAGTCGCGTTGACGCAGCGATGACGCACCTTGACGGGCCAGGAATTCCTCCCGTTGCCAGTCGAGCTTGGCGGTTTCCGCCTTCGCTTTCTGCTCAGCGAGGGCCGCCCGCTGTTGGGCCTGATCCAACACCACCAGCAATTGACCAGGCTGCACCTGATCGCCCTGACTGATCTTGAGCTCCAGCACCCGACCTGAGGCTTGGGCCGCCAACTGCACCAGGTTGTAAGCCTCAAGCGTGCTGACCGTGTCAATGTCGTCGGTGAACCGTGCCAGCTGCACCGGCGCCTGCTGCACCGCGACCGGTGGGCGCTGAGGGCCTGAGGGACCGCAGGCGGTCACCATGACGCCCAAGCTCAGCAGGCCTGCCATCCGGGTGGATCGGTTCACGCGCACTCCCCTTCACGGGCGAATTATGGGAGAGGTTTTTCAACCTGTTGGTCCCGAACAGGTCAAAATTGGTAGATGGAAACTGAGCCATGACGGCCGACCTGTTCTCCCATCACGGTGATCAGCTGCGTCAACGGCAGGCTCCCCTGGCCGATCGCATGCGGCCGCGCAACCTTGAGGAGTTCGTCGGGCAAGGAGCGATCCTGGCGGAAGGTCGTCTCTTAAGACGTGCCATCGCCGCCGATCGTGTCGGCAACCTGCTGCTCCATGGCCCGCCTGGAGTCGGCAAAACCACCCTGGCGCGGATCATCGCCAATCACACCAGAGCCCACTTCAGCAGCCTGAATGCGGTGCTGGCCGGCGTCAAAGATCTGCGCACCGAAGTGGATGCCGCACGCCAACGCTTGGATCGCCATGGCCTTCGCACCATCCTGTTCATCGACGAGGTGCACCGCTTCAACAGTGCCCAGCAGGATGCCCTGCTGCCCTGGGTGGAGAACGGCACCCTCACCCTGATCGGGGCCACCACGGAGAACCCCTACTTCGAAGTCAACAAAGCCCTGGTCAGTCGTTCCAGGTTGTTTCGGCTGCAAACCCTGGAAGCCGATGACCTGCGAGACCTCCTCAGCCGTGCCCTCTCCGATCAAGAGCGAGGCTATGGCGACCGCCTGGTGACGATCACGAGCGAAGCGATCGACCATCTGGTCGATGTGGCCAACGGGGATGCCCGCAGCCTGCTCAATGCCCTGGAGCTAGCGGTGGAAAGTACGCCCGCAGATGCAGACAGCGGCACGATCTCCATCGACCTCACCATCGCCGAGGAATCGATCCAACAGCGTGCCGTTCTCTACGACAAACAGGGGGACGCCCATTTCGACACGATCAGTGCCTTCATCAAGTCACTGCGTGGATCTGACCCCGATGCGGCACTGTTCTGGCTCGCTCGCATGGTGGAAGCGGGAGAAAATCCCCGCTTCATTTTCAGGCGCATGTTGATCTCTGCCGGAGAAGACATTGGCCTGGCAGACCCCCAGGCGGTGGTGGTGGTGGAAGCCTGCGCCGCGGCCTTCGAGCGCATCGGACTGCCGGAAGGCCTCTATCCCCTGGCCCAGGCAGCCCTTTATCTGGCGAACACCGACAAGAGCAACAGCACGATCGGCATTTTTGAAGCGATCAAACATGTGCAAGCCAGCGCCCGTCAGGACGTGCCCAGTCACCTTCGCGACGCCCACCGTGATGGCGATGCTTTCGGTGATGGCAAGGGCTATCGCTACCCCCATGCTTTCCGGGAACACTGGGTCGCCCAGCAGTACCTACCAACAGCACTCCAAGGCGAAGTGTTCTGGACCCCAAGCCAGCAAGGCTGGGAGGGCACGAGACGCCAACGCATGCTTGAACGTCGTGCCGCCCAGCTCGCCGCCGCTGCGGAAGCTGTGGATGAACACCCTTTGCTGGTCAGCAGTGGGCCCGAGATTCCAGATCTGGAGCGCTGGCTGCAACGCCAACTGAGCCAAGACGGCGAACGGCTCCAACGCCTGCGCGAACGCCTCTGGCAAGGGTTGGCCTGGCAACGCACTGACCGGGTGCTGATGCTGGGGGGAGCGTCACTGCTTTGGAGCCTGGATCCGCTGGCGGCCGTTGCCGATGGCGGTCTCACCATCCTGTGCACCACTCAGGCGGAACACGAGCGGCTAATGGCGCAGCTGCAGCTTCTCGACCCCTTGCAGCGGCCTCAGCTGATTGTGGGCGATGACACCTTTGCCAACCTCACGCCTGACCATCATTTCGAGGTGGTCGCCGGGCGCCTCAACCGCCAAGACATGGGCCAACGCATCACGACACAGCTGCTTCAACAGCTCGATCAACGCTGTCCCGCTGGATCCCAGATACGACTTCTTCTCAGCGACGCCGACCTAGGCCCCACCGAAGCTTTGCTGCGGCTTTGCGAGCCCGGCAAACTGACACCCGAAGAGCAGGGGCTTCTCGACGGCCTACTCACACGCGAAGCCGACTGGATGCACAAACCTCAGCAACAGGAGACGTTGCTCGCTGCATTGCGCAGTCAAGGTTGGCAATTGGAGATCGAACAATGGGAGGAACCCCTCAGCCTCCCCGTTGACAGCTCCCTGCAGGAGCGCTGGCTGGGAAAAGATCGCCCCTTTCGCGCCGTGCTGGCCGATGGCCCCCAGGGGGAATCGGAAGCAGCTTTGCTGCGCCGGCTACTCAAAACGGTGCAGGGCGCTCAGCTCCCCCAACGACTTTTGCACCTGCGTATCAGTGGCCACCGCACCGCGGCTTAGCCAAGCAAAAAGCCCCGGCATCTGCCGGGGCGGGCTGCAAAACGAAGGCAACGTCTGATGACGTTGCGCACTGATCACCAGAGGCCGCGCACTGGAGCAGGAGCAGGTGCGGGCTCAGCAGGCAGGATCTGGTTGGCCTGCACACACTTGGGCAGGAACACGTACCAAGAGAGCAGGGAGGTGTCTTGGGGAGGCTCCAAGCCAGGCTGGCAGACGTTCTGAGCACCATCGGACTTGCCGTTGTCGGCCAGACCGAAATCAACAGGCAGGTTGTCCATGATGCCGGCCGAAGACAGCTGACCATCGATGGAGTCGGCGATGATCGCCGAACGCAGAGCCACCACAGCGGTCTTCTTCTTCATCCAGTAAGGGAAGTAGCTGCGGGTCTGCTCATCCAGCCACGCCTCACCATCGGAGGAGTAGAGGAAGCGGGAGACGCCGATCAGATCAACGTCGTAGGTCTTGGTCATGTTCTCGCGGATTTCATCGGCGGTCCAACCGGACTCGGCGATGCCTTGAGCGAGGCCACGATCGGTGATGTCACCGTCGTTGAAGAAGGTCTTGAACGCACTGCTGGTGGTGGTCCAGACAGCACCACCGGTCTCCCAACGCACAGGGCGCTTGGTACCGGCTTCGGCTGAAACAGCCAGGGTTGAAAGAGTTGCGCCAGCGAGAAGGCCGGCTGCGAGACGATTGAACACGGACGGCGATTGAAGACGTCAAACCTTTTTTAGACACAGAGGAAGAAAGTGCCAACAGTGTTGCTCTCAAGAGCAGCCAGGGAGTGAAACAACCGATCCGATAGGGATCATTGAGCCGCAACAATCACCGCATCGCAATGGATCTGCCAGTCAGGCAACAGTGAAACACTGCAATTGCATCAATTATTGAAGTCGCCTATCAACCAATCATCAAGACGATGGTGATCCAATCTGGGTCCATCCATCAGGGCAGCCATCGGCAAGGCTGAGGCGCACACCCTTCTCAGGCAATGGGCCTCGGCACTGCCAGCGAAGAATCCGCGGACCGCCTTGGCGCACTGCAGCTGCATAACCTTCCTTTCCGCGCCGAGGCTGCAACCACAACTCACTTCCAGCAGGAGTCGATGTCACAGTTGCCTCCAACTGCGGCCCACTATCCAGCCCCAGATCGCGGAGCGAAGCAGCGAAATGGCCCCAGTAATGGCGAGTCATTTGGCCCCGAATGAACTGCTCAAGCAGGGCTTCGGCATCACGCCGCTGCTGCAGAGTCAACTCACGCTGTTGAAGCGCTCCATCCACCATCAGCAGATCCGGACGTCCTGAAAATGTGCGTCCTTGCGACGAGTGCAGGGGTTGGCGAAGACCAACAATCCCTACAACGACAAGACAACCTGCAGCCACCCATGACGGTGCTGAAGCAGAACGGGACCACACCACAACCACTCCAAACGGGAGCCTCAAATCACGCTAGGCAAAGCATTCCGCTGTGCACAGGATTGGCACCAGCGACGACATCTCCCTGAGAGGCCACAAGGGCCAATATCCAATCCCCCTGCCGCCAAAGGTCAGAACAAAGTTGCGTTCCATCGCGTTGATCGACCACAAGGTTGCCGTCAGGCTCACAACACCAGTGCGCAAGGTCGCGGGCCAGGCTGCCTCTCTGCCATTTGATCGCCGCTTCCTTGCGCACCCAATGCTCGAGCACCGCTTGACGCTGCTGCTGATCCGATAGCGCCAGCAGCCCAGGCTGCTCCGCGTTGCAAAAGAAACGGCGCACAAGCGCGTCCGCCGGAATCCTCCGATCGGCGCGTTCCAAGTCCACCCCAATCCGCCAAGGGCTCCAGGCCACCAACAAGGCATCCGGGCAGTGGCTCAAACTGACGAACCCCCATCCATCCGTGAGCTCAGGCGGCTGACCCGGCGGGGCCTGAAGAGGCAGCTCAGCAGCGGGGATCTGCAGCAACTCCGCGATCAAATGACGCATCCAACGGCGTGACCAGCGGTAATGGTCGCTGCGGGGAGCGGGCAAAGTCCCTGCCCAGACCTGCTCTTGGGACGACAAATCAATGGTTGGCGCCGGATGCGACAACGGCAACAGCCAGAGGGCGGGTACGCTCCGCCTCGGCCTCTGAGCACGTTGACATGCCGCTTCAAATCGGTGATCCCGCACCTGATTTCACTCTCCCGGACCAGAACGGGGCATCGCTGCAGCTGTCCTCTCTGAGAGGAAAACGCGTGGTGATCTACTTCTATCCCAAAGACGCCACACCCGGTTGCACCAAGGAAGCCTGCAATTTTCGCGACCGCTGGGACAGCTTCAAGCAGCACGACATCACGGTTCTCGGCATCAGCAA contains these protein-coding regions:
- a CDS encoding AAA family ATPase, translated to MTADLFSHHGDQLRQRQAPLADRMRPRNLEEFVGQGAILAEGRLLRRAIAADRVGNLLLHGPPGVGKTTLARIIANHTRAHFSSLNAVLAGVKDLRTEVDAARQRLDRHGLRTILFIDEVHRFNSAQQDALLPWVENGTLTLIGATTENPYFEVNKALVSRSRLFRLQTLEADDLRDLLSRALSDQERGYGDRLVTITSEAIDHLVDVANGDARSLLNALELAVESTPADADSGTISIDLTIAEESIQQRAVLYDKQGDAHFDTISAFIKSLRGSDPDAALFWLARMVEAGENPRFIFRRMLISAGEDIGLADPQAVVVVEACAAAFERIGLPEGLYPLAQAALYLANTDKSNSTIGIFEAIKHVQASARQDVPSHLRDAHRDGDAFGDGKGYRYPHAFREHWVAQQYLPTALQGEVFWTPSQQGWEGTRRQRMLERRAAQLAAAAEAVDEHPLLVSSGPEIPDLERWLQRQLSQDGERLQRLRERLWQGLAWQRTDRVLMLGGASLLWSLDPLAAVADGGLTILCTTQAEHERLMAQLQLLDPLQRPQLIVGDDTFANLTPDHHFEVVAGRLNRQDMGQRITTQLLQQLDQRCPAGSQIRLLLSDADLGPTEALLRLCEPGKLTPEEQGLLDGLLTREADWMHKPQQQETLLAALRSQGWQLEIEQWEEPLSLPVDSSLQERWLGKDRPFRAVLADGPQGESEAALLRRLLKTVQGAQLPQRLLHLRISGHRTAA
- a CDS encoding 4'-phosphopantetheinyl transferase superfamily protein, with the translated sequence MPAPRSDHYRWSRRWMRHLIAELLQIPAAELPLQAPPGQPPELTDGWGFVSLSHCPDALLVAWSPWRIGVDLERADRRIPADALVRRFFCNAEQPGLLALSDQQQRQAVLEHWVRKEAAIKWQRGSLARDLAHWCCEPDGNLVVDQRDGTQLCSDLWRQGDWILALVASQGDVVAGANPVHSGMLCLA
- a CDS encoding thymidylate synthase yields the protein MAAGCLVVVGIVGLRQPLHSSQGRTFSGRPDLLMVDGALQQRELTLQQRRDAEALLEQFIRGQMTRHYWGHFAASLRDLGLDSGPQLEATVTSTPAGSELWLQPRRGKEGYAAAVRQGGPRILRWQCRGPLPEKGVRLSLADGCPDGWTQIGSPSS
- a CDS encoding efflux RND transporter periplasmic adaptor subunit, translated to MAGLLSLGVMVTACGPSGPQRPPVAVQQAPVQLARFTDDIDTVSTLEAYNLVQLAAQASGRVLELKISQGDQVQPGQLLVVLDQAQQRAALAEQKAKAETAKLDWQREEFLARQGASSLRQRDSYRTRYIAAAEQVKSLEATLSYSNLRSPTAGTVADVQVKVGDIVQQNQPFTSLVQNNALEARVEVPAVFGDRLALGQPVLLSAPGSGKVLATGKVDSIDPQVNAQTQGLLVKALFANADGRLRSGQRLRTRVQVQSKERLSVPFAAVTQSSGQSFVFRMGSFEELKANPGKADIERISKGIQYGKLPKTTLFALQTPVQVGALQNNRYPITKGLTLNQKVITTNLLNLKHGMPVQLKAAGSSGASEAKN
- a CDS encoding efflux RND transporter permease subunit, translating into MSASNNFITRPVLSTVCSLLIVIVGLIAIPILPIENLPDIAPPTVKVQATYVGADAVSVEQGVTSVLEQQINGVEEMDFITSNSSADGVSSISVSFNSGTDGNINQVNVQNRVSLAEPQLPEEVRKAGVTVNKASNSILLVYNFVNSDPSKTAYSVETISGYLDKNLTDNIKRVPGVGEVTYFGNRKVAFRLWLDPDKLAANGLTSTDVVNQLKSQNRLVPAGKVGGPPSPDGQEFTFTVQLQGRLTTEEEFANIVLRTTDDGGLIRLRDVGRVSLGGETYGIDAMDLQGTPSVGVAVYQLSGSNAIQVSDGVKDVIAEFERTLPVGLESQVIYDTTDFINQSIKGVTNSLRDAVILVVLILFLFLQNWKATLVPAIAIPVALIGTFALVLAFGFSLNQLTLFGLVLATGLVVDDAITVVEDTSAKKAEGLTSVQAAMATMDELFSAVIATSLVKMAVFLPVLFFPGATGTIYKQFAATILFSIGISTFNALTFSPMLAALLLSRDTKELSKQQYATAGGCLGFVYGLLSAGGGAALALVPLVVGALLGFVAGKLTGRPLRLPGAVGGAVVGLILAGVTNLIPVVLFTVLGGGVGWFVPEIFVNFNRYYAAFEKRYSQILEQVLKARPMVMAALGIGILLTGFAFTRIPGGFVPIEDQGYAIGVVQAPDGVSNETTLAINRQVAEVLRSEKDIKAAALFSGASLDGNAPNKGLFFFGTKHWDDRKGSENSVAAIVERLNKKLFMTIDGGRVFVVEPPSIPGYGAGGGFEFQLLDQSSGAYPLDQFFRSAEQIVQTGNTNPMLSRVRTLFTPSAPQVEVNVDRDRMASLGVDFGSAMQAFSVNFGGAYVNDTFQEGKVRRVYVQAEGASRATPEQLSAIYVNNAKGESIPLAEFFTVEATTGPSVIPHFNLYRSIKVEGNPAEGKSSGQAITAMKTIFNDGSFQGLGFDWTGISREEVKAGSLAVVIFALGILAVFLVLSAQYESYTDPIIILLTVPTALLGALVFLGAAGQVLNIYAQVGLVMLIGLAGGNAILIVDLANQKMGEGASALDAARFAAKSRLRPILMTAISSLTGFLPLMLASGAGAQSQSSLGLVVFGGLLVATFLSTLVVPVFYVVMKSLLGQADANPPADAQVS
- a CDS encoding alpha-D-glucose phosphate-specific phosphoglucomutase, translating into MSSTATAEPIQRQVRLETPFSDQKPGTSGLRKSSEQFEQPNYLESFVEAIFRTLPGVQGGTLVLGGDGRYGNRRAIDVILRMAAAHGVSKVITTTGGILSTPAASNLIRSRKAIGGIILSASHNPGGPNGDFGVKVNGANGGPTPASFTDAVYECTKTLEQYSIVEAPTIDLDAPSNHGIGAMVVEVIDGVDDFVELMQELFDFESIRDLIRSDFPLAFDAMHAVTGPYATRLFEELLGAPAGSVRNGIPLEDFGKGHPDPNLTYAHDLAELLLEGDDYRFGAACDGDGDRNMILGQRCFVNPSDSLAVLTANATLAPAYADGLSGVARSMPTSAAVDVVAKELGIECFETPTGWKFFGNLLDAGRITLCGEESFGTGSNHVREKDGLWAVLFWLQILAKRRCSVAEIMDEHWKRFGRHYYSRHDYEAVASEAAHGLYDRLEGMLPDLIGQAFAGRQIANADNFSYVDPIDSSVTKGQGLRILLDDGSRVVVRLSGTGTKGATIRIYLESYVPSSGDLAMDPQVALADMISAINQLAEIEQRTGMDRPTVIT